A window of the Leucothrix mucor DSM 2157 genome harbors these coding sequences:
- a CDS encoding alanine/glycine:cation symporter family protein: protein MNALKSSLMILLMWSISFTAQAAEATGIDAFIEQNVAPYTNIFVNFIFYSVPIGEAKFPLIVAWLAIAATIFTIYFGFIQLRGFGHAIALVSGKYSDPNDAGEVSHFQALTTALSGTVGLGNIAGVAVAISIGGPGATFWMILVGFLGMASKFVECTLAVKYRRENADGTISGGPMYSLSRGLAAKGMPGIGKFLAVFFAVCCILGSLGGGNMFQSNQAALQIVNVLGGEETWIGQNRWVIGVIFAVLVGVVIIGGIKSIAKVTEKIVPSMAVIYLGAALIVILMNLSAVPAAFGLIIDGAFTGAGVVGGVIGVMIQGFKRATFSNEAGVGSAAIAHSAVRTKEPMTEGLVSLLEPFIDTVIICTMTALVIVITGLHTNPDNLGGVALTSAAFESAMPWFKYVLVIAVVLFAFSTMISWSYYGSKAWTYLFGENKFSDMLFKLIFCIFVVIGSAMGLGPVIDFSDAAIFAMSIANIIGCYLLLDVVKTEAQSYFARLKSGEIRRFK from the coding sequence ATGAATGCTCTTAAATCGAGCCTAATGATTCTTTTGATGTGGTCAATTTCATTCACTGCGCAAGCGGCTGAAGCGACTGGAATTGATGCATTTATCGAACAAAATGTTGCACCTTATACAAACATCTTCGTTAATTTCATTTTCTACTCTGTGCCAATCGGGGAAGCTAAGTTTCCATTGATCGTGGCTTGGTTAGCCATTGCGGCAACTATCTTTACTATTTACTTCGGCTTCATTCAGCTGCGCGGCTTTGGTCACGCAATTGCATTGGTGAGCGGTAAGTACTCTGATCCAAATGATGCGGGTGAGGTTTCTCACTTTCAGGCACTGACGACTGCACTGTCTGGTACGGTTGGGCTGGGTAACATCGCCGGTGTTGCGGTGGCTATTTCTATTGGTGGTCCGGGTGCAACCTTCTGGATGATCCTGGTAGGTTTCCTGGGGATGGCGTCTAAGTTTGTAGAATGTACGCTGGCGGTTAAATACCGTAGAGAAAATGCCGATGGCACGATCTCTGGTGGTCCAATGTACTCTTTGAGCCGTGGTTTGGCGGCTAAAGGTATGCCAGGCATTGGTAAGTTCCTCGCAGTCTTCTTCGCAGTGTGCTGTATTTTGGGCTCACTGGGTGGCGGTAACATGTTCCAGTCTAACCAGGCTGCGCTACAAATCGTTAACGTACTGGGTGGTGAAGAGACTTGGATCGGCCAGAATCGCTGGGTGATTGGTGTAATCTTCGCAGTACTGGTTGGTGTGGTTATCATTGGTGGTATCAAATCAATCGCGAAAGTGACTGAGAAGATCGTTCCAAGTATGGCGGTTATCTATCTGGGTGCGGCTTTGATTGTTATCCTGATGAACCTGAGCGCGGTTCCTGCGGCATTTGGTTTGATCATTGATGGCGCATTCACCGGCGCCGGTGTTGTTGGTGGTGTGATTGGTGTAATGATTCAGGGCTTTAAGCGTGCAACGTTCTCGAACGAAGCCGGTGTTGGTTCTGCTGCCATTGCTCACTCTGCGGTACGGACTAAAGAGCCAATGACTGAAGGTCTGGTAAGTTTACTGGAGCCATTCATCGATACAGTAATCATCTGTACTATGACAGCTTTGGTTATCGTTATCACTGGCCTGCACACTAACCCTGACAATCTGGGCGGTGTAGCGCTGACTTCTGCAGCGTTTGAAAGTGCAATGCCTTGGTTTAAGTATGTGTTGGTTATTGCCGTTGTCTTGTTTGCTTTCTCTACGATGATTTCTTGGTCGTACTACGGAAGTAAAGCATGGACTTACCTGTTCGGTGAGAACAAGTTCTCTGACATGCTGTTCAAACTGATTTTCTGCATCTTCGTAGTCATCGGTTCAGCAATGGGCTTAGGCCCCGTAATTGACTTCTCTGATGCGGCTATCTTCGCTATGTCGATCGCTAACATCATCGGTTGTTACTTGCTGTTGGATGTTGTTAAAACTGAAGCACAATCTTACTTCGCACGTTTGAAGTCTGGTGAGATTCGTCGCTTTAAATAA
- a CDS encoding universal stress protein, protein MSQTLLVAVDGSEGAQRALDHAVELAKASQATILVAHIIEWSPYSFLSQDEIAQRHKRRQEELSRAEEHLITPVTEKLAQQGIQAKGIIQYGNIAKSLCKIATDEQANQIIIGRTGDDSFTDRLFGTVPGALVQVSPVPVTVVP, encoded by the coding sequence ATGAGTCAAACACTACTGGTAGCTGTTGACGGAAGTGAAGGTGCACAACGTGCATTGGATCATGCTGTTGAGCTAGCTAAGGCCAGCCAAGCAACTATTCTCGTCGCCCACATTATTGAGTGGTCCCCTTACTCTTTCCTGAGTCAGGACGAAATCGCCCAGCGCCACAAGCGTCGCCAGGAAGAGCTTAGCCGTGCTGAAGAACACCTCATCACCCCCGTTACCGAGAAGCTCGCCCAACAAGGGATTCAAGCCAAGGGCATCATCCAGTACGGTAACATCGCAAAATCCCTCTGCAAGATCGCCACAGATGAACAAGCCAACCAGATCATTATCGGCCGTACCGGTGATGATAGCTTCACGGATCGCTTGTTCGGAACTGTTCCTGGCGCATTGGTTCAGGTTAGTCCTGTACCGGTTACCGTCGTCCCTTAA